Proteins co-encoded in one Planctomycetia bacterium genomic window:
- a CDS encoding tyrosine-protein phosphatase: protein MPLLVVMAFAGYGAFWRYHLKRFQTVSEGVFYRVAQPTEIGMRHLIHHHGIKTVVSLQLFDFRLHGGFLDPGSPNGRKEAEFTEALGAHHVQWPMGTEKSWPWLSPWQFEEFFRLVDDPTNHPIIVHCMGGRHRTGTLSALYRLEFDGWTPEDTLREMYSFNFGGAINCQEHNLTTYVRRGRPSGEQWQALSAAFGPSAGEPALVDYADLVRRLRKATPDSRLKHEFGRYLAAGQPFAPTLAERVIESPRDPHAAAATDLAKRTLVGQAATPEKVDDAAVVSSTALIADYGTPAEQQYLLELLQRETRTPAPSAFYESLARGATNRYTPNRIAFLRPLIDDQRQRIGPSSKRYRYCDTAVIRLAAITDSLATGGWSEQHVAAEGRQIALKWFDENENQNKLSTLLPPTGRNVVQVGEGPKQEDLSRMRR from the coding sequence ATGCCGTTGCTGGTGGTCATGGCGTTTGCGGGCTACGGAGCCTTTTGGCGTTACCATCTCAAGCGCTTTCAAACGGTCTCCGAAGGGGTCTTCTATCGCGTGGCGCAGCCGACGGAAATCGGCATGCGCCATTTGATTCATCATCACGGCATTAAAACCGTGGTGAGCTTGCAACTTTTCGACTTCCGGCTGCACGGCGGATTTCTCGATCCCGGCTCTCCCAACGGCCGTAAGGAAGCGGAATTCACCGAAGCTCTCGGGGCCCATCACGTGCAATGGCCGATGGGAACCGAAAAGAGTTGGCCTTGGCTCTCGCCTTGGCAGTTCGAAGAATTTTTTCGCCTCGTCGACGATCCAACGAACCATCCGATCATCGTGCATTGCATGGGGGGTCGCCATCGAACCGGAACCCTCTCGGCGCTGTATCGCTTAGAGTTCGACGGCTGGACGCCCGAAGATACGCTGCGGGAAATGTATTCCTTCAATTTCGGCGGCGCGATCAATTGCCAAGAACACAACCTCACGACGTACGTCCGCCGCGGACGCCCGAGCGGCGAACAGTGGCAAGCCTTGAGCGCCGCGTTCGGTCCGTCGGCCGGCGAACCCGCCCTAGTCGACTATGCCGATTTAGTTCGTCGCCTCCGGAAGGCCACGCCCGACAGTCGCCTGAAACACGAATTCGGGCGTTATCTAGCAGCCGGACAACCGTTCGCGCCGACACTCGCCGAACGGGTCATCGAATCGCCGCGCGATCCGCATGCCGCCGCCGCGACCGATCTCGCGAAGCGCACGCTCGTCGGACAGGCAGCCACGCCGGAGAAAGTCGACGACGCGGCAGTCGTGTCGTCGACCGCGCTGATCGCCGATTACGGAACGCCGGCCGAGCAGCAATATCTCCTCGAACTGCTTCAGCGCGAGACGCGCACCCCGGCCCCTTCGGCATTCTACGAGTCGCTCGCCCGCGGAGCGACGAATCGCTACACGCCGAACCGGATCGCATTCTTGCGCCCGTTGATCGACGACCAGCGACAACGCATCGGTCCTTCGAGCAAGCGCTATCGCTATTGCGACACCGCGGTGATTCGCTTGGCTGCCATTACCGACTCGCTCGCGACCGGCGGTTGGTCGGAGCAACACGTCGCCGCCGAAGGAAGACAGATCGCGCTGAAATGGTTCGACGAAAACGAGAACCAAAACAAGCTCTCCACCTTGCTGCCGCCGACCGGGCGCAACGTGGTGCAAGTCGGCGAAGGGCCGAAGCAAGAAGACCTTTCCCGCATGCGCCGGTAA
- a CDS encoding HAMP domain-containing histidine kinase, producing the protein MLYNWTIRNKLYFVLALLVVVVGTLSWNAIHGLYAYRCIVRSLYRRVPELPLANDFSKAAGELRLLWYAERKEASTLPNKTEPFAAQARDERAAMLARGLTRKVAASRDVFEKYQARIHDGLTYDFGLPMNDSRQEQESTYAILKTMAEIERLNDLERWHFDPDIALRMTAEVDRLQMLASRLPTFLHENIEESVEDARVQYRTLIFFAWITSATTVLFTAWLIYLFYRWIFRPLRKLISGSRRIATGYFSYRIRLETHDEMSELARNLNAMTNRFLEINNKLDEEVAERTQQVIRGEQLASVGFLAAGVAHEINNPLASIAVCAESLHERVTPLLNADDPDHKIIDTYLGMIEKEAFRCKGITEKLLDFSRIGDSQRSTTDIRALIQDVVEMVRHVGQYHAKRIEFAAGLPVYAVVDGREIKQVVLNLVTNALDSLDDDGRVKIEIGTRPGEVEIVFTDNGCGMTEEVRTHLFEPFFTRRRSGQGTGLGLSISYRIVADHQGTILAHSEGPGTGSQFRLRLPTAPTMKEQSHRHKAA; encoded by the coding sequence TTGCTCTACAACTGGACGATTCGCAATAAGCTCTATTTCGTGCTTGCGCTGTTGGTCGTCGTCGTCGGCACCCTCTCGTGGAACGCCATTCACGGACTCTACGCCTACCGCTGCATCGTGCGCAGTCTCTATCGCCGCGTGCCTGAGTTGCCGCTTGCCAACGATTTCAGCAAAGCGGCTGGCGAACTGCGGTTGCTCTGGTATGCCGAGCGTAAAGAAGCCAGCACGCTCCCTAATAAGACCGAGCCGTTTGCCGCTCAAGCGCGCGACGAACGAGCCGCGATGCTCGCTCGCGGCCTCACTCGCAAGGTCGCCGCCTCGCGCGACGTCTTCGAAAAATACCAGGCGCGCATTCACGACGGCCTGACGTACGACTTCGGCCTGCCGATGAACGATAGCCGGCAAGAGCAAGAAAGCACGTACGCCATTCTCAAGACGATGGCCGAGATCGAGCGCTTAAACGATCTCGAGCGCTGGCATTTCGATCCCGACATCGCGTTGCGCATGACCGCCGAGGTCGATCGCTTGCAAATGCTCGCCTCGCGTTTGCCGACGTTTCTGCATGAAAACATCGAAGAGTCCGTCGAGGACGCGCGTGTGCAATATCGCACTCTCATCTTCTTCGCCTGGATCACATCCGCCACGACGGTGCTGTTCACCGCTTGGTTGATCTACCTGTTCTATCGTTGGATTTTCCGGCCGCTTAGGAAACTGATCAGCGGTTCGCGTCGCATCGCGACGGGATATTTCTCTTATCGCATCCGGCTCGAAACGCACGACGAGATGTCGGAATTGGCCCGCAACCTGAACGCGATGACTAATCGTTTCTTGGAGATCAACAACAAGCTCGACGAAGAGGTCGCCGAACGGACGCAGCAAGTGATCCGCGGCGAGCAGTTGGCGAGCGTCGGTTTCCTCGCCGCCGGCGTGGCCCATGAGATCAACAATCCGTTGGCGTCGATCGCCGTCTGCGCGGAGAGCTTGCACGAGCGCGTCACGCCGCTGCTCAACGCCGACGATCCCGACCATAAGATCATCGACACCTATCTCGGCATGATCGAGAAAGAGGCCTTTCGCTGCAAAGGGATCACCGAAAAGCTACTCGACTTTTCGCGCATCGGCGATTCCCAACGGAGCACGACCGACATTCGCGCCTTGATTCAAGACGTCGTCGAAATGGTCCGACACGTAGGCCAGTACCACGCGAAACGGATCGAGTTCGCCGCCGGATTACCTGTATATGCGGTTGTCGACGGGCGCGAGATCAAGCAAGTCGTGCTCAATCTCGTAACCAATGCGCTCGATAGCCTCGACGACGACGGCCGTGTGAAGATCGAGATCGGCACGCGGCCCGGCGAGGTCGAAATCGTGTTTACCGACAACGGTTGCGGCATGACGGAAGAGGTCCGCACGCATCTGTTCGAGCCGTTCTTCACGCGCCGCCGCAGCGGCCAAGGAACGGGTCTCGGGCTCTCGATCAGCTATCGGATCGTCGCCGATCATCAAGGAACTATTCTTGCGCACAGCGAAGGGCCCGGCACCGGCTCGCAATTCCGGTTGCGCTTGCCGACCGCACCAACCATGAAGGAGCAGAGCCATCGCCACAAAGCCGCTTAA
- the lexA gene encoding transcriptional repressor LexA has product MANLESLTPRQKEVYELIRDKIKARGYGPTVREIGTHFKISSPNGVMCHLKALEKKGLITREPNMSRAIMLATETFDSQRPGLPLRGRIAAGMLHEAIEQSETIDFGELFDSDDMFVLEVSGDSMIEDQIADGDYVVIRKQETATKGQIVVALTDENEATLKRWYPESDRIRLEPANSSMKPIYVKNARVLGICVGVVRKMS; this is encoded by the coding sequence ATGGCGAATCTCGAAAGCCTGACCCCGCGACAAAAAGAAGTCTACGAGCTGATCCGCGACAAGATCAAGGCTCGCGGCTACGGGCCGACGGTCCGTGAGATCGGCACGCACTTTAAGATCAGCTCTCCGAACGGCGTGATGTGCCACTTGAAGGCATTAGAGAAGAAGGGGCTCATTACCCGCGAGCCGAATATGTCGCGGGCGATCATGCTTGCCACCGAGACCTTCGACTCGCAGCGGCCGGGCCTTCCCCTCCGAGGGCGCATCGCGGCCGGCATGCTGCACGAAGCGATCGAGCAGAGCGAAACCATCGACTTCGGCGAGTTGTTCGACTCCGACGACATGTTCGTCCTCGAAGTCTCGGGCGACTCGATGATCGAAGACCAGATCGCCGATGGCGATTACGTCGTGATCCGCAAGCAAGAGACGGCGACGAAAGGGCAGATCGTCGTCGCGCTGACCGACGAAAACGAAGCGACTCTCAAACGCTGGTATCCCGAGTCCGACCGAATTCGGCTCGAACCGGCCAACTCGTCGATGAAGCCGATTTACGTGAAGAATGCCCGCGTGCTAGGAATCTGCGTCGGCGTCGTACGCAAGATGTCTTGA
- a CDS encoding sigma-54 dependent transcriptional regulator, protein MKLLFADDEAHLQQLMSLELPRLGHEVTVCPDGLTAVAALEKNSYDCLILDLDMPGLNGIQVIARAKELDPTVEAVVLTGKSTLDSAIAAVRLGAFDYMTKPFKMTDLSAMLERAAERRQWLNQFRALRRRLERVEGKTQLIGDSASMNQVRSMVKRVAPTESTVLILGETGTGKELVARSIHEQSLRAEKPFVAVNCGALPENLIESELFGHRKGAFTGADDHRLGLFEVADGGTLFLDEIGELPKSMQAKLLRVLECGEVRRVGDNNSFVVDVRILCATHRQLEQMVAAGDFRQDLLFRINTFEVTLPSLREHAEDVPMLAQHLLSRFRPLAKSNDVLIDAETMRLLQAYAWPGNVRELANVVEHAAILCDSGPIGVKHLPGKFNRSPATLGIAPATKATNTTAVPNTTQASTAGMVSGGGVVPGPHFKTNAAGPSLREIEMAAIHEALSRHSGNKPKAAEELGISLKTLYNKLSQNAGGLEQAG, encoded by the coding sequence ATGAAGTTGCTCTTCGCCGACGACGAAGCCCATTTGCAACAGCTCATGAGCTTGGAGCTGCCGCGCCTCGGGCACGAGGTCACGGTGTGTCCCGACGGCCTGACGGCAGTCGCTGCGCTCGAGAAGAACAGCTACGACTGCTTGATTCTCGACCTCGACATGCCGGGCCTGAACGGCATTCAAGTGATCGCGCGGGCCAAGGAACTCGATCCGACGGTCGAAGCGGTCGTGCTCACGGGCAAGTCGACGCTCGATTCCGCGATCGCCGCGGTTCGGCTCGGCGCGTTCGACTATATGACGAAGCCTTTTAAGATGACGGATCTTTCGGCCATGTTGGAGCGAGCCGCGGAGCGCCGCCAATGGCTGAATCAGTTTCGCGCCTTGCGGCGCCGACTCGAACGCGTCGAAGGGAAGACGCAGCTCATCGGCGATTCCGCGTCGATGAACCAAGTCCGGTCGATGGTGAAGCGCGTCGCGCCGACCGAGTCGACGGTGCTGATTCTCGGCGAGACGGGCACCGGCAAGGAGCTCGTGGCCCGCTCGATTCACGAACAAAGCCTGCGGGCGGAGAAGCCGTTCGTGGCGGTCAATTGCGGAGCGCTGCCGGAAAACTTGATCGAAAGCGAGCTCTTCGGACATCGCAAAGGGGCCTTCACCGGGGCCGACGACCACCGGCTCGGGCTCTTCGAAGTCGCCGACGGCGGCACGTTGTTTCTCGATGAAATCGGCGAGTTGCCGAAGTCGATGCAAGCGAAGTTGCTGCGCGTGTTAGAATGCGGCGAAGTGCGGCGCGTGGGTGACAACAATTCGTTCGTCGTCGACGTCCGTATTCTTTGCGCTACGCACCGGCAATTGGAACAGATGGTCGCGGCCGGAGATTTCCGCCAAGACTTATTGTTCCGGATCAACACGTTCGAGGTCACGCTTCCGTCGCTGCGCGAACATGCGGAAGACGTGCCGATGTTGGCTCAGCACTTATTGTCTCGCTTTCGGCCGTTGGCGAAATCGAACGATGTGTTGATCGACGCGGAGACGATGCGCTTGTTGCAGGCGTATGCCTGGCCGGGCAACGTCCGCGAGTTGGCGAACGTCGTCGAGCATGCCGCGATCCTGTGCGACTCCGGCCCGATCGGCGTGAAACATCTGCCGGGCAAATTCAACCGCTCGCCGGCCACGCTCGGCATCGCCCCGGCGACGAAAGCTACGAACACGACTGCTGTCCCGAACACGACGCAGGCCAGCACCGCAGGGATGGTCTCGGGCGGGGGCGTCGTGCCCGGTCCGCATTTCAAGACGAACGCTGCCGGCCCGTCGCTGCGCGAAATCGAAATGGCGGCGATCCACGAAGCGCTCAGTCGGCACTCGGGAAACAAACCGAAAGCGGCGGAAGAACTCGGCATCAGCTTGAAGACGCTCTACAACAAGCTAAGCCAAAACGCCGGCGGGCTCGAACAGGCTGGGTAG
- a CDS encoding protein phosphatase 2C domain-containing protein, which translates to MQNPAGYWQDFIEYAELTDVGLRRANNQDSKACMLAGTEVDFFRRGHLFMVADGMGRHAAGELASKISVDTVPLEYFKQPDAPAPTSLKFALAEGNRRIFERGSNNPDFKGMGTTTSVLVLLPQGAMCGHVGDSRVYRLRGNRLEQLTFDHSVVWEMRAAAKSTGTEVPDHIPKNYITRSLGHDPNVQIDLEGPFPLVPGDTFMLCSDGLSGQVEDDEIGALLGCLTPQEAVQTFVDLANLRGGPDNITVVVVKVLDLSRVKNAVPPKMPARGDGSDSVSPFVWAGIGVTALLGAMLSLTGKTIPGLASTAVAVLLGLFAFAKGTSGRSVRAWRGGELGRGPHTSLVCPVNEEFLDKLSALTTRLRETAVQQKYQINWQQYDRTCETAIAAKKSADLPGAVRRYCYALNFLMNELRRQRTQKQPESTILDD; encoded by the coding sequence ATGCAAAATCCCGCCGGATATTGGCAAGACTTCATCGAATATGCGGAACTGACGGACGTCGGTTTGCGCCGCGCCAATAATCAGGACTCGAAGGCCTGCATGTTGGCCGGAACCGAAGTCGATTTCTTTCGACGCGGCCACTTGTTCATGGTGGCCGACGGCATGGGCCGTCACGCGGCCGGGGAACTGGCGAGCAAGATCTCGGTCGACACCGTGCCGCTCGAGTATTTCAAGCAGCCCGACGCGCCGGCCCCCACCTCGCTGAAGTTTGCGCTGGCCGAGGGGAACCGCCGAATCTTCGAACGCGGCTCGAATAATCCCGACTTCAAAGGGATGGGGACCACGACGAGCGTGCTCGTGCTGTTGCCGCAAGGGGCGATGTGCGGGCACGTCGGCGATAGCCGTGTCTATCGCTTGCGCGGCAACCGGCTGGAGCAACTCACGTTCGATCATAGCGTCGTGTGGGAGATGCGCGCCGCGGCGAAGTCGACCGGCACCGAAGTGCCCGACCATATTCCGAAGAACTACATCACGCGTTCGTTGGGGCACGATCCCAACGTCCAGATCGATCTCGAAGGACCGTTTCCGCTGGTGCCGGGCGATACCTTCATGCTGTGTAGCGACGGCTTGAGCGGGCAAGTCGAAGACGATGAAATCGGCGCGCTGCTCGGCTGCCTCACGCCGCAAGAAGCGGTTCAGACGTTCGTCGACTTAGCCAACTTGCGCGGCGGGCCGGATAACATCACGGTCGTCGTCGTGAAGGTGCTCGATCTCTCGCGCGTGAAGAATGCCGTGCCGCCGAAGATGCCGGCTCGCGGTGATGGTTCCGACTCGGTCAGCCCTTTCGTGTGGGCCGGGATAGGAGTCACTGCGCTCTTGGGAGCGATGCTTTCGCTCACCGGAAAAACGATTCCCGGCCTCGCGTCGACGGCGGTCGCCGTGTTGCTCGGACTGTTTGCGTTTGCGAAAGGGACTAGCGGCCGCTCGGTGCGCGCTTGGCGCGGCGGCGAACTAGGGCGCGGCCCGCATACGTCGCTCGTCTGCCCGGTAAACGAAGAGTTTCTCGACAAACTCTCAGCCCTGACGACGCGGTTGCGCGAGACGGCGGTGCAGCAGAAATATCAGATCAATTGGCAGCAATACGACCGGACCTGCGAAACGGCGATCGCTGCGAAGAAGTCGGCGGATCTGCCCGGAGCGGTGCGCCGCTATTGTTACGCGCTCAATTTCTTGATGAACGAGCTGCGCCGACAGCGTACGCAAAAACAGCCCGAGTCGACGATCCTCGACGATTAA